Proteins found in one Corynebacterium canis genomic segment:
- a CDS encoding TRAFAC clade GTPase domain-containing protein: protein MEMTSALLPTKCPYTFQTMDAQATESPFVDDPNEYPLPEGWQGSGTITIAMAGARASGKSLYIAVVVKLLRQLVIANAGVFRAADEYTRTTFEKEYERPLFEQMGFLRPTPSASSVDAPQRRPLIFDIGAHERDEGLQKVFVVFRDVAGEDLKEEGFEARKDGLSFFCHADRILFLFDPMAVHRIQQLLAGAVARHEVGDDDPTIVLQNVLRVLGTDYRPPIALTLSKFDTMQCLADVNQGDNYYSSSVNWQRVMSNYGAGFCRENSELGKQFNYANNMLLHYEVLSLLECLGATELINQLQQPMFGQQPYPFQCFAVSSLGAPPDGDQVSRSGIAPFRCLDPLRELFGRYDLLNGKR, encoded by the coding sequence ATGGAAATGACCTCGGCGCTCTTGCCCACCAAATGCCCCTACACCTTTCAAACCATGGACGCGCAAGCGACGGAATCGCCCTTTGTGGATGATCCGAACGAATACCCGCTGCCCGAGGGCTGGCAAGGTTCCGGCACCATTACCATCGCCATGGCCGGCGCCCGCGCCTCCGGCAAGAGCCTCTATATCGCGGTGGTGGTCAAGCTGCTGCGGCAATTGGTTATTGCCAATGCCGGTGTCTTTCGGGCCGCGGACGAATACACCCGCACCACCTTTGAAAAGGAATACGAACGCCCGCTTTTCGAACAAATGGGGTTTCTGCGCCCGACGCCCTCGGCATCATCGGTGGACGCGCCGCAGCGCCGCCCGCTGATCTTTGATATCGGTGCCCACGAGCGGGACGAAGGGCTGCAAAAGGTCTTTGTGGTCTTTCGCGATGTTGCGGGCGAGGACCTGAAAGAGGAAGGCTTTGAAGCGCGCAAAGACGGCCTTTCCTTCTTTTGCCACGCGGATCGCATCCTGTTCCTGTTCGACCCGATGGCGGTGCACCGCATCCAACAATTGCTTGCGGGTGCCGTGGCCCGCCACGAGGTCGGCGACGACGACCCCACCATCGTCCTCCAAAACGTGTTGCGCGTCCTCGGCACGGATTACCGTCCGCCCATCGCGCTGACGTTGTCCAAGTTCGACACCATGCAATGCCTCGCCGATGTAAACCAAGGGGACAATTACTATTCCAGCAGCGTGAACTGGCAGCGCGTGATGAGCAATTACGGTGCCGGATTCTGCCGCGAAAACTCGGAATTGGGCAAGCAATTCAACTACGCCAATAATATGCTGCTGCACTACGAGGTGCTCAGCCTGTTGGAATGCCTCGGGGCAACCGAGCTTATCAACCAACTCCAGCAACCCATGTTTGGGCAACAGCCCTACCCCTTCCAATGCTTCGCGGTCTCTTCGCTCGGCGCGCCGCCCGATGGTGACCAGGTCAGCCGCAGCGGCATCGCACCATTTCGCTGCCTCGACCCGCTGCGGGAATTGTTCGGCAGATACGACCTATTGAATGGAAAACGCTGA
- the ppk2 gene encoding polyphosphate kinase 2 produces the protein MADNTETELPVVDLAATQGYIVDDSDEDDPVLIQPDGTPVETWRENYPYEKRMSRAEYEHTKRALQIELLKWQNWTKDTGQRHIILFEGRDAAGKGGTIKRFNEHLNPRGARTVALEKPSPRESTSWYFQRYIEHFPCAGEIVFFDRSWYNRSGVERVMGFCTESQHAEFLREVPMLENMIMGSNISLTKFWFSVTQKEQRTRFAIRQVDPVRQWKLSPMDLASLDKWDDYTRAKEEQFRYTDTDESPWITIKSNDKKRARINAMRFVLSKFEYTGKDHELVGEPDPKIVLRGRDQIGD, from the coding sequence ATGGCTGACAATACCGAGACCGAGCTCCCTGTAGTCGATTTGGCTGCGACCCAAGGCTACATAGTTGATGATTCTGACGAAGATGATCCGGTACTGATCCAACCTGATGGCACACCTGTAGAAACGTGGCGCGAAAACTATCCCTATGAAAAGCGGATGTCCCGCGCGGAATATGAACACACAAAGCGTGCACTTCAGATTGAGCTGCTGAAGTGGCAGAACTGGACCAAGGATACCGGTCAGCGTCACATCATCTTGTTTGAAGGGCGGGATGCCGCAGGCAAAGGCGGCACGATTAAACGCTTCAACGAACACCTGAATCCGCGCGGTGCGCGCACCGTGGCGCTAGAAAAACCCTCGCCGCGGGAATCAACATCTTGGTATTTTCAGCGATACATCGAGCATTTCCCGTGCGCCGGAGAAATCGTCTTTTTCGACAGGTCTTGGTACAACCGTTCGGGCGTTGAACGGGTTATGGGCTTCTGCACCGAATCGCAACACGCGGAATTCCTGCGCGAGGTACCCATGCTGGAGAACATGATCATGGGTTCCAATATTTCGCTGACAAAGTTCTGGTTCTCGGTCACCCAGAAGGAACAACGGACGCGCTTTGCTATCCGCCAAGTGGACCCGGTGCGGCAGTGGAAACTATCTCCGATGGACCTCGCTTCCCTGGACAAATGGGACGACTACACGCGGGCCAAGGAAGAACAATTCCGCTACACGGATACCGATGAATCCCCGTGGATCACCATTAAATCCAACGATAAGAAGCGCGCCCGCATCAATGCTATGCGATTCGTGCTGAGCAAGTTCGAGTACACCGGCAAGGATCATGAGCTTGTCGGCGAGCCCGATCCGAAGATCGTATTGCGCGGCCGCGATCAGATCGGCGACTAG
- a CDS encoding IS481 family transposase yields the protein MVRPLSPNVRRLIVEFDPCAANGMSITEFCAVHGISRKTYYAIKKRFEQEGFRALHPRSSAPHKPATTYDEATVSMVLAMRERLGQFGWDNGPRSIWYALIDQPNVVQPIPSVSTIARILAAAGVVAKNPRKRPRSSIVRFERSCAMELWQLDAFSYRLATPAGTVITIYQLIDDATRFDVGTTYGTKPENGADALNCVVNAIRVYGVPRQLLSDNGGAFNQIRRGRITALHRFLAVKGCEAITGRADHPQTQGKNERSHQTLVKFLDAHKPSTEAKLKELLSEYREYYNNKRRHQALGGMTPKQAWDSIEHRPSSGEPITQEQLTAEIEKYRQARSSESPSAADGLDQDPAMLYIKPSSRPRFALAGYYINIPKRLTDKHYYVVHTDDEYALFGSVDGVMVLRIPLPLNVLGEPIGATVPLWKIIGAYLHEAPPWFLKRQQQWLQQHPTAAAELED from the coding sequence ATGGTTCGTCCTCTTTCGCCGAATGTGCGGCGTTTAATTGTTGAATTTGATCCGTGTGCCGCGAACGGCATGAGCATTACGGAGTTTTGTGCGGTTCATGGCATTAGCCGGAAAACGTACTATGCGATCAAAAAGCGTTTTGAGCAGGAAGGATTTAGGGCGCTGCATCCGCGGTCGAGTGCGCCACATAAGCCTGCAACTACCTATGATGAGGCTACGGTGTCGATGGTGCTTGCGATGCGGGAACGGCTTGGCCAATTTGGTTGGGATAATGGGCCGCGATCCATTTGGTATGCGTTGATTGATCAGCCGAATGTGGTGCAGCCGATTCCTTCGGTGTCGACGATTGCTCGGATTCTGGCTGCTGCGGGTGTGGTCGCGAAGAATCCCCGGAAGCGGCCTCGCTCATCGATAGTGCGCTTCGAGCGATCCTGTGCCATGGAGTTGTGGCAGCTGGATGCGTTTTCCTATCGGCTCGCTACTCCGGCGGGCACTGTGATCACGATTTACCAGCTCATCGATGATGCAACCCGATTTGATGTGGGTACTACGTATGGCACCAAGCCGGAAAATGGGGCAGATGCGTTGAACTGTGTAGTTAACGCGATCCGTGTCTATGGGGTACCGCGCCAATTGCTGAGCGATAATGGTGGCGCGTTTAATCAGATTCGCCGGGGCCGGATCACTGCGCTGCATCGGTTTCTTGCCGTCAAGGGCTGTGAGGCCATTACTGGCCGGGCGGATCATCCCCAAACCCAAGGCAAAAACGAACGCTCCCATCAAACCTTGGTGAAGTTCCTTGATGCGCACAAGCCCAGTACTGAGGCCAAATTGAAGGAATTGCTCAGTGAATACCGGGAGTACTACAACAACAAGCGGAGGCATCAAGCACTCGGGGGTATGACCCCGAAACAGGCCTGGGACAGCATCGAACACCGCCCTAGTAGCGGCGAGCCCATCACCCAGGAGCAATTGACTGCAGAGATTGAAAAATACCGGCAAGCCCGTTCGAGCGAGTCCCCCAGCGCTGCAGATGGCCTCGACCAAGATCCAGCAATGCTGTACATCAAACCCTCGTCCAGACCACGTTTCGCGCTCGCGGGGTACTACATCAATATCCCCAAACGGCTTACCGATAAGCACTACTACGTCGTTCACACCGACGATGAATACGCGCTATTCGGTTCCGTCGACGGCGTCATGGTCCTGCGAATCCCACTGCCACTAAACGTGCTCGGCGAACCGATCGGCGCCACCGTACCCCTTTGGAAAATCATCGGCGCGTACCTCCACGAGGCCCCGCCGTGGTTTCTCAAACGACAGCAGCAATGGCTACAACAACACCCCACCGCCGCTGCTGAACTAGAGGATTAA
- the groL gene encoding chaperonin GroEL (60 kDa chaperone family; promotes refolding of misfolded polypeptides especially under stressful conditions; forms two stacked rings of heptamers to form a barrel-shaped 14mer; ends can be capped by GroES; misfolded proteins enter the barrel where they are refolded when GroES binds) has translation MAKIIAFDEEARRGLEKGLNTLADAVKVTLGPKGRNVVLEKSWGAPTITNDGVSIAREIELEDPYEKIGAELVKEVAKKTDDVAGDGTTTATVLAQALVREGLRNVAAGSNPMGIKRGIEQAVAKVTAQLLDSAKEIETEEEIAATAGISAGDPAIGAKIAEAMYAVGNGNLNKESVITVEESNTFGVELEVTEGMRFDKGYISGYFATDMERQEAVLEDPYILLVSAKISNIKELLPLLEKVMQTGKPLLIIAEDVEGEALSTLVVNKIRGTFKSVAVKAPGFGDRRKAQLQDMAILTGGQVISEEVGLSLETADLPLLGRARKVVITKDETTIVEGAGDPQQIEGRVNQIRAEIENSDSEYDREKLQERLAKLAGGVAVIKVGAATEVELKERKHRIEDAVRNAKAAVEEGIVAGGGVALLQAAHVLDGDLDLHGDEATGVKIVRTALSAPLKQIAVNAGYEAGVVADKVASLPAGEGLNAATGEYVDLMAAGINDPVKVTRSALQNAASIAALFLTTEVVVADKPQPAGAAPGADEMGGMGGF, from the coding sequence ATGGCAAAGATCATCGCATTCGATGAGGAAGCACGCCGAGGCCTAGAAAAGGGCCTGAACACCTTGGCCGACGCAGTCAAGGTGACGCTTGGTCCGAAGGGCCGGAACGTTGTTCTGGAAAAGTCCTGGGGCGCCCCAACAATCACCAACGACGGTGTTTCTATCGCTCGCGAGATCGAGCTCGAGGACCCGTACGAAAAGATTGGCGCTGAGCTGGTCAAGGAAGTGGCCAAGAAGACCGACGACGTCGCTGGCGACGGCACCACCACCGCCACCGTCCTCGCACAGGCGCTCGTACGTGAGGGCCTGCGCAACGTGGCCGCCGGTTCGAACCCCATGGGCATCAAGCGCGGCATCGAGCAGGCGGTGGCCAAGGTTACCGCCCAGCTGCTGGATTCCGCCAAGGAAATCGAGACCGAGGAAGAAATCGCCGCCACCGCCGGCATTTCCGCCGGTGATCCCGCGATCGGTGCCAAGATTGCCGAGGCAATGTACGCCGTGGGCAATGGCAACCTGAACAAAGAATCCGTGATCACCGTCGAAGAATCGAACACCTTTGGCGTGGAGCTCGAGGTTACCGAGGGTATGCGCTTCGATAAGGGCTACATCTCCGGCTACTTCGCCACCGACATGGAGCGCCAGGAAGCCGTTTTGGAGGATCCGTATATCCTGCTGGTTTCCGCCAAGATCTCTAATATTAAGGAATTGCTGCCGCTGCTGGAGAAGGTCATGCAGACCGGCAAGCCGCTGCTGATCATCGCCGAGGATGTTGAGGGCGAAGCGCTTTCCACCCTCGTGGTAAACAAGATTCGCGGCACCTTTAAGTCCGTGGCCGTGAAGGCGCCGGGCTTTGGCGATCGCCGCAAGGCACAGCTGCAGGACATGGCTATCCTGACCGGTGGCCAGGTCATTTCCGAAGAGGTCGGGCTGTCCCTGGAGACCGCCGACCTGCCGCTGCTGGGCCGCGCGCGCAAGGTGGTGATCACCAAGGACGAAACCACCATCGTGGAAGGTGCCGGTGACCCGCAGCAGATCGAAGGCCGCGTGAACCAGATCCGCGCCGAGATCGAGAACTCCGATTCCGAGTACGACCGTGAGAAGCTGCAAGAGCGCCTGGCCAAGCTTGCCGGTGGCGTTGCAGTGATCAAGGTCGGCGCTGCCACCGAGGTGGAGCTGAAGGAGCGCAAGCACCGCATTGAAGACGCCGTGCGTAACGCCAAGGCTGCCGTCGAAGAAGGCATCGTCGCAGGTGGTGGCGTGGCCCTGTTGCAGGCCGCCCACGTGCTGGATGGTGACCTGGACCTGCACGGTGACGAGGCTACCGGTGTGAAGATCGTGCGTACCGCGCTGTCCGCGCCGCTGAAGCAGATCGCAGTGAACGCCGGCTACGAGGCTGGCGTGGTGGCCGATAAGGTTGCCTCCCTGCCCGCTGGTGAAGGCCTGAACGCTGCTACCGGCGAGTATGTGGACCTGATGGCCGCCGGTATCAACGATCCGGTGAAGGTGACCCGCTCTGCGCTGCAGAACGCCGCTTCCATCGCCGCGCTCTTCCTCACCACCGAGGTTGTTGTGGCGGACAAGCCGCAGCCTGCTGGTGCCGCGCCTGGCGCCGATGAAATGGGTGGCATGGGCGGCTTCTAA
- a CDS encoding tubulin-like doman-containing protein — translation MHKVLVVGCGGSGAQTLAYMMDQLKTTLAERLPERFPTPNDVVLPAAWQFVSVDVPTVAEKAGRNLPNVSEAGGHYISCGSSDRYATVDAAVSDQLGMKGELGTIASWALTDPTAETTVVGSGAGQYRAIGRMLILSKLKEVQAELAKAWDILFKADTNRELADLMSELYGRTVLAGEISNQQPLVFVVSSMAGGAGASMAIDVCRLLTGLDQLAPSLTSLFLVTPDIFSALSPDAVAGTNPNALAMFAELVAAQFGTATDDDVRVFRALGVPVGVTDQVPIGRVFPVGIRSGEKGARLGNGDPKTVYRAIGRGLAALMVDATSLQNYQAFTLGNKGGVDADYSRFGWGVAERKNIPWGSFGYAQLSMGRDRYGEYAAQRLANSAVEKLLEGHKDVTNPASGDAQIEEKLNNNLQGIHNRVGVILPPPGKAGNWIMNTFWDQISQWSQRISNSIESRIPSSAGQRGRDWLPIVEQTLQSISHDARRDLDGLLYSAVFHWASREVVQEKLLDIIRAEISKYGVPYGSAVLAKIRGYLEDSMIGDVRSVANTAVDVKLSGEMRANLSNNRGHIADDAAYKKRIAHDAIRDLNRCAVVLIARMLGPVLEDFLKNFVDPLALVMRAEHRELEVAAAANNDPNLGVAQLKTNVPRLWPNETQTTVPDRFNQAANEVFLTDVETFPRQFEHDIIESARDAESGAIHFARGLQISAQRVINADWVSTSGAEQAPRDLLVLQETWIARDLTTVPGASEYSNQDPRPAKFEFRIGPAAVLERARQYIRRPGFSFQQFISTSLREYVTSQGLPEHERQYRRNQVLNRFIEAMSNALPLAQINPQLVQAFYMGDISYRFNFSRIPLGGDAIAPLLEKAVLEYPNHTPADRGKPLGGALSNEGDERSIDIFGSYPNYVPVVFESLLPPIAQQWDRTAGNKQEFWAARRARPLTAALPMSDKDRHAMVAGWYIGRLTGTVYCPGTMDARDDDPVQVYDHAAKTWVSFATPMLTPVSQFRSTLDWLPNLLESVSLAWARIGDYPLFGSVRPYMLLRKLYDSEDIPSNPNRTLNAQRLLQAWLFSGHRESGELHQIPGTESGVTPEERLAAAKDWLLRQGNNAQAYVPSQMAGAGQLHNRTNREFGDIRERQVAARVPVYHDLASDVAKVTAELVTLLDKAFAAGPPSAAQPAAGFELHNYAAERFEIPGEGEF, via the coding sequence ATGCATAAGGTCCTTGTCGTTGGTTGTGGTGGTTCCGGCGCGCAGACGCTGGCCTACATGATGGATCAGTTGAAAACCACGCTTGCCGAGCGGCTGCCCGAGCGATTCCCCACACCAAACGATGTGGTATTGCCCGCGGCCTGGCAATTCGTGAGCGTGGACGTGCCTACCGTGGCGGAAAAGGCGGGAAGGAACCTGCCTAACGTTTCCGAGGCGGGCGGCCACTATATTTCCTGCGGTAGTAGCGACCGTTACGCCACCGTCGACGCCGCCGTGTCCGATCAGCTGGGGATGAAGGGCGAACTTGGCACCATTGCGAGTTGGGCGTTGACGGACCCTACTGCGGAAACCACCGTGGTGGGTTCGGGGGCCGGCCAATACCGCGCCATCGGGCGCATGCTGATCCTGAGCAAGCTCAAGGAGGTGCAGGCTGAGCTGGCCAAGGCGTGGGATATTTTATTTAAGGCCGATACCAACCGTGAGCTGGCCGATCTCATGTCGGAGCTGTACGGCCGCACCGTGCTCGCCGGTGAGATTAGCAATCAACAGCCCTTGGTGTTTGTGGTTTCCTCCATGGCGGGCGGTGCGGGCGCGTCCATGGCCATCGATGTGTGCCGGTTGCTGACCGGCCTTGATCAATTGGCACCCTCGTTGACCTCCCTGTTTTTGGTCACGCCCGATATCTTCTCGGCATTATCGCCGGATGCGGTGGCCGGTACCAATCCCAATGCGCTGGCCATGTTTGCGGAGCTGGTGGCCGCGCAATTCGGCACCGCCACCGATGATGATGTGCGGGTATTTAGGGCATTAGGCGTGCCGGTTGGCGTCACCGACCAGGTGCCCATCGGGCGCGTCTTCCCCGTGGGTATTCGCTCCGGGGAAAAGGGGGCGCGCCTAGGCAATGGTGACCCGAAAACCGTCTACCGCGCGATCGGCCGCGGGTTAGCCGCGCTCATGGTCGATGCGACCTCGTTGCAGAATTATCAGGCGTTTACCTTGGGCAATAAGGGCGGCGTCGATGCGGATTACAGCCGTTTCGGTTGGGGAGTCGCGGAGCGCAAAAACATCCCCTGGGGTTCGTTTGGGTACGCGCAGCTATCTATGGGGCGCGACCGCTATGGCGAATACGCCGCCCAACGCCTGGCCAATTCCGCGGTGGAAAAGCTGCTTGAAGGGCATAAGGATGTGACCAACCCGGCGTCGGGCGACGCCCAGATTGAGGAAAAGCTCAATAACAACCTGCAGGGGATCCACAATCGCGTTGGCGTGATCCTGCCGCCCCCAGGCAAGGCCGGAAATTGGATCATGAATACGTTCTGGGATCAGATCAGCCAGTGGTCCCAACGCATTTCCAATAGCATCGAATCCCGGATCCCCTCCTCGGCGGGCCAGCGCGGCCGTGACTGGTTGCCGATCGTGGAACAGACCTTGCAATCGATCAGCCACGATGCGCGCCGCGACCTCGATGGCCTGCTGTATTCCGCCGTGTTCCATTGGGCCAGCCGCGAGGTGGTGCAGGAGAAATTGCTGGATATTATCCGCGCGGAGATTTCCAAATACGGCGTCCCCTACGGCAGCGCGGTGCTGGCAAAGATCCGTGGTTACCTGGAAGATTCCATGATCGGCGATGTGCGCAGCGTTGCCAATACCGCAGTAGACGTGAAGCTTTCGGGCGAGATGCGCGCCAACCTGTCCAATAACCGCGGGCACATCGCCGATGATGCCGCCTATAAAAAGCGGATAGCCCACGACGCGATTCGTGATTTGAATCGGTGCGCGGTGGTGCTGATCGCCCGCATGCTGGGCCCAGTTTTGGAGGACTTTTTAAAGAACTTCGTGGATCCGCTGGCCTTGGTCATGCGTGCCGAGCACCGCGAATTGGAGGTTGCCGCCGCCGCCAATAACGACCCCAACCTTGGTGTCGCACAATTGAAAACCAATGTGCCGCGGCTGTGGCCGAACGAAACCCAAACGACGGTTCCGGATCGCTTTAACCAGGCCGCCAACGAGGTGTTTTTGACGGATGTGGAAACCTTCCCGCGGCAATTCGAGCATGACATCATCGAATCCGCCAGGGACGCGGAATCCGGTGCCATCCATTTCGCCCGCGGCCTGCAGATTTCCGCGCAGCGCGTGATTAACGCCGATTGGGTATCCACTTCCGGGGCGGAACAAGCGCCGCGCGATCTATTGGTATTGCAGGAGACCTGGATCGCCCGCGACCTGACCACCGTGCCCGGTGCCAGCGAATACAGCAATCAAGACCCGCGCCCGGCCAAATTTGAATTCCGCATCGGTCCCGCCGCCGTGCTGGAACGGGCCCGCCAATATATCCGCCGGCCGGGCTTTTCCTTCCAGCAGTTTATTTCCACCTCGTTGCGGGAATACGTGACCAGCCAAGGGCTGCCCGAGCACGAGCGGCAATACCGCCGCAACCAGGTGCTGAACCGCTTTATTGAGGCGATGAGCAATGCGTTGCCGTTGGCGCAGATCAACCCGCAGCTTGTGCAGGCCTTCTATATGGGCGATATCAGCTACCGGTTTAACTTTTCCCGCATCCCGCTCGGCGGCGACGCCATTGCCCCGCTGTTGGAAAAGGCCGTGCTGGAGTACCCGAACCACACACCCGCGGATCGTGGCAAGCCGCTCGGCGGGGCGTTAAGCAATGAGGGCGATGAGCGCTCCATCGATATCTTTGGTTCTTACCCCAATTACGTTCCGGTTGTGTTTGAATCCTTGCTGCCGCCGATCGCGCAGCAATGGGACCGCACGGCAGGCAATAAGCAGGAGTTCTGGGCGGCGCGCCGTGCCAGGCCGCTGACGGCGGCGTTGCCGATGTCGGATAAGGATCGGCACGCCATGGTTGCGGGTTGGTATATCGGTCGCCTGACCGGCACCGTGTACTGCCCCGGCACGATGGACGCCCGCGACGATGATCCCGTCCAGGTGTACGATCACGCCGCCAAGACGTGGGTGAGTTTTGCCACCCCGATGCTTACCCCGGTGTCCCAGTTCCGATCCACCCTGGATTGGCTGCCCAACCTGCTGGAATCCGTGTCGTTGGCGTGGGCGCGCATCGGCGATTACCCACTGTTTGGATCCGTACGCCCCTATATGTTGCTGCGCAAGCTTTATGACAGCGAGGACATCCCCTCCAACCCGAACCGCACGCTCAACGCTCAGCGGTTGCTGCAGGCGTGGCTCTTTAGCGGCCACCGGGAATCGGGCGAACTCCACCAGATTCCGGGTACGGAATCCGGCGTCACCCCGGAGGAGCGGCTGGCGGCGGCCAAGGATTGGTTGCTGCGCCAGGGCAATAACGCGCAGGCCTATGTGCCATCGCAGATGGCGGGCGCGGGGCAGCTGCATAATCGGACGAACCGCGAGTTTGGCGATATCCGGGAACGCCAGGTCGCAGCGAGGGTGCCCGTCTACCACGACCTAGCCTCCGATGTTGCCAAGGTCACCGCCGAATTGGTCACGCTATTAGATAAGGCGTTCGCTGCGGGTCCGCCCTCGGCAGCTCAACCGGCCGCCGGGTTCGAACTTCACAACTACGCCGCCGAACGGTTCGAAATTCCCGGCGAAGGAGAGTTTTAA